A region from the Acidobacteriota bacterium genome encodes:
- a CDS encoding RidA family protein: MDLEKLIEGKLEQMGLALPATPIPVAAYIPAVRSGNLVFVSGQVPREKGELKHNGHVGDDITLWQGQQAARLCALNALAAVKSVTGSLDHVRRIVKVTGYVASAPGFHDQPKVVDGASTLLGELFGEAGKHARAAVGVNELPLGVCVELEMIVEVE, translated from the coding sequence ATGGATTTAGAAAAATTGATCGAAGGAAAACTCGAGCAGATGGGTCTGGCGCTCCCCGCGACACCGATTCCCGTGGCGGCCTACATCCCCGCCGTGCGCAGCGGCAACCTGGTGTTTGTTTCCGGCCAGGTCCCGCGCGAAAAAGGTGAGCTGAAGCACAACGGCCACGTGGGCGACGACATTACGCTGTGGCAGGGCCAGCAGGCTGCGCGCCTCTGCGCTCTGAACGCGCTGGCCGCGGTGAAGTCGGTTACCGGCTCACTCGACCATGTTCGCCGCATCGTGAAAGTAACCGGCTACGTCGCCTCCGCTCCGGGATTCCACGATCAACCCAAAGTGGTGGACGGGGCGTCAACATTGCTAGGCGAACTGTTCGGTGAAGCCGGCAAGCACGCCCGCGCCGCCGTCGGCGTCAACGAGCTGCCGCTGGGCGTCTGTGTGGAACTGGAAATGATCGTGGAAGTGGAGTGA